A portion of the Vibrio coralliirubri genome contains these proteins:
- a CDS encoding lipocalin-like domain-containing protein produces MRFSMFLRNTSTKLRQRILSSLLLISFFGIFLSVWGYYSYFIDPGEKGMIEVNSILVNEHFNVFEPVLPDRNVSLPQDFKFHPEFQHEWWHYFASLKGDDGKDYSVQWSFFRIATDERETPGWQSPQVYISNVVVFSKSKVWKEQRMARGGIGQAGMTNRPFRLWIDNWNWRALGNTPFPGRLQVQTDTFGLELDTIAKGPYVLNGDNGYQKKHDLLPVASYNFSAPFLSLSGVLNLDGITKEVEGTAWVHKEWGSGLLGVGQQGWDWFVFNLDDGTALSINRYRHNQQLPYVFGTLATRSGKVYQLTESDISIQPLQNTTLMNGRRMPLQWIINVPKHDINLTTRIIRRDMWLPFVIPYWEGPIKASGSHEATGFMQLTGY; encoded by the coding sequence ATGCGCTTTAGTATGTTTTTACGGAATACCTCAACTAAGTTAAGACAACGAATCCTGTCTTCTCTTCTATTAATCAGTTTCTTCGGCATCTTTTTAAGTGTTTGGGGTTATTACTCCTATTTCATCGATCCTGGTGAAAAGGGCATGATTGAAGTTAACTCAATATTGGTTAATGAACACTTCAATGTGTTCGAACCTGTTTTGCCAGACCGCAACGTGTCGCTACCACAAGATTTTAAGTTTCACCCAGAGTTTCAGCACGAGTGGTGGCATTACTTTGCATCTTTGAAAGGTGATGACGGTAAAGACTATTCGGTTCAGTGGAGTTTTTTCCGTATCGCAACGGACGAACGTGAAACACCGGGGTGGCAAAGCCCTCAAGTCTATATCTCAAATGTAGTGGTATTTTCTAAATCCAAAGTATGGAAAGAACAGCGCATGGCTCGTGGCGGCATTGGCCAAGCGGGAATGACTAATCGTCCATTCAGGCTTTGGATTGATAACTGGAACTGGCGTGCACTCGGCAACACCCCATTCCCAGGGCGCCTTCAAGTGCAAACTGATACGTTTGGACTTGAGCTAGACACCATTGCAAAAGGGCCCTATGTGCTCAACGGCGATAACGGTTATCAGAAAAAGCACGACTTATTGCCTGTCGCGTCTTATAACTTCAGCGCTCCATTTTTATCGTTGAGTGGTGTGTTGAACCTAGACGGCATTACCAAGGAAGTGGAAGGAACAGCGTGGGTACATAAAGAGTGGGGCAGTGGCTTACTTGGAGTGGGCCAACAAGGTTGGGATTGGTTTGTGTTTAACCTCGATGACGGCACAGCGTTGAGCATTAACCGTTACCGTCATAACCAACAGCTGCCTTACGTATTCGGTACCTTGGCAACGCGCTCAGGCAAAGTTTACCAGTTAACGGAATCCGACATTTCTATTCAACCGTTGCAAAATACAACGTTGATGAATGGAAGACGGATGCCTTTACAGTGGATCATTAACGTCCCTAAGCATGATATCAACCTCACAACGCGTATTATACGCAGAGATATGTGGCTTCCTTTTGTCATACCATATTGGGAAGGGCCGATTAAGGCGAGCGGCAGCCATGAAGCTACAGGCTTTATGCAGTTAACTGGCTACTAA
- a CDS encoding ABC transporter permease, with protein sequence MLWPVVKALLGHYRRYPLQIILVWLGLTLGVSLLVGVTAINQHAKQSYAHGEKLFSNPLPYRIRPKHNANKIPQGFYIQLRREGFQQCSPLDHHRITDENGANFMVVGIDPVSMLQLQPGIALKDLTALNLMKPPYPILVSDDLAEHMEWHNGDYIPLMDGSELGPVVVDQNNLINGTRLIADISLLRMLKRSAGLSVIACSDMSTEKFERLKNMLPNGLTISRSSKAELESLTSAFHLNLKAMGMLSFVVGLFIFYQAMSLSFIQRQPLVGILRQTGVSGWQLAKALCLELLILVVLSWICGNVFGVMLANQLLPAVSSSLGDLYDANVGLTIDWNWRWSGYSLLMALLGAFLACAWPLVRLLSSQPIRLTSRLSLMRFAGTEFTWQALIGCGFLVAAVAVYQAPQTQETGFAIIALMLISVALFTPFLMWKLFNSLSYSLRWVRARWFFADAASSMSYRGVATMAFMLALTANIGVETMVGSFRDTTDKWLTQRLAADLYIYPTNNAAARMSNWLSDQPEVDSVWWRWEKDVASPVGSIQVVSTGPSEGELEALTIKLGIPNYWYHLHHSKGVLISESMSLKLGIRPGDYIDLYDSLGSGWQVVGVYYDYGNPYHQVMMSHRNWLYGFAGRGNVGLGVILKDDVNSLGLRSRLESVFRLGSERVFDNNNIHSQAMRVFDRTFAIADTLGNITLVIAVFGIFFATVAGEVSRQRHISLQRCLGVSAKELILTGSLQLFVFGLISSLIAIPLGLALASLIVDIVIKQSFGWSLELQVIPWDYLQTFAWAMAALMLAGALPVMRMIRNTPMKSLRDAL encoded by the coding sequence ATGTTATGGCCCGTAGTTAAGGCACTACTCGGTCACTATCGACGTTACCCACTGCAGATTATTTTGGTATGGCTTGGTTTAACCCTCGGCGTATCACTTTTGGTTGGTGTTACTGCTATCAACCAACACGCCAAGCAAAGCTATGCACATGGCGAAAAACTCTTTTCGAATCCTCTTCCTTACCGTATTCGACCAAAACACAACGCCAATAAAATCCCGCAAGGCTTTTATATCCAACTTCGCCGTGAAGGCTTTCAACAGTGTTCTCCTCTTGATCACCATCGTATCACTGATGAAAATGGCGCAAACTTCATGGTTGTCGGTATAGACCCTGTTTCTATGCTTCAGCTGCAACCTGGTATTGCGTTAAAAGACCTCACCGCTTTGAACCTCATGAAGCCACCATACCCAATCCTTGTCAGTGATGATCTTGCTGAACACATGGAATGGCACAACGGTGATTACATCCCTTTGATGGATGGCTCTGAACTTGGTCCTGTGGTTGTCGATCAAAATAACCTGATCAATGGTACAAGGCTGATTGCGGATATCTCCTTGCTCCGAATGCTAAAACGCAGTGCAGGGCTTTCTGTAATTGCGTGTTCAGACATGTCCACCGAGAAGTTTGAACGTCTCAAAAACATGCTACCTAATGGTTTGACGATCTCTCGTAGCTCTAAGGCAGAGCTTGAGTCGCTAACCAGTGCGTTCCACTTAAACCTAAAAGCGATGGGTATGTTGTCGTTTGTGGTTGGCTTATTCATTTTCTATCAGGCGATGTCGTTGTCGTTTATTCAGCGCCAACCGTTAGTCGGAATCTTAAGGCAAACAGGCGTATCGGGCTGGCAACTGGCTAAAGCGCTTTGCTTAGAATTGCTGATATTGGTCGTACTGAGCTGGATCTGCGGTAATGTATTCGGGGTCATGTTGGCCAACCAATTATTACCAGCGGTATCTTCAAGCTTAGGCGACTTATACGACGCCAACGTTGGCTTAACGATTGACTGGAATTGGCGATGGAGCGGCTACAGCTTATTGATGGCATTACTTGGTGCGTTCTTAGCGTGTGCTTGGCCATTGGTGCGCTTGCTTAGTTCACAACCGATTCGTTTGACCTCTCGCTTATCTTTGATGCGCTTTGCGGGTACTGAGTTTACTTGGCAAGCATTGATTGGCTGTGGCTTCTTAGTTGCCGCTGTCGCCGTGTATCAAGCCCCTCAGACTCAAGAAACGGGTTTTGCGATTATCGCACTAATGCTGATTAGTGTGGCTCTATTTACTCCGTTTTTGATGTGGAAGTTATTTAATAGCCTCTCTTATTCATTGCGCTGGGTTCGTGCTCGCTGGTTCTTTGCTGATGCAGCGTCAAGTATGAGTTACCGTGGTGTAGCGACCATGGCCTTTATGTTGGCCTTAACAGCCAATATTGGTGTAGAAACCATGGTGGGCAGCTTTAGAGATACCACTGATAAATGGCTAACACAGCGTTTGGCTGCCGATCTGTATATCTACCCAACCAACAATGCCGCTGCTCGTATGAGTAATTGGTTATCTGACCAACCTGAAGTGGATTCGGTTTGGTGGCGTTGGGAGAAAGATGTGGCGTCTCCAGTCGGTAGTATTCAGGTGGTCAGCACGGGCCCTTCTGAAGGCGAACTTGAAGCGCTGACGATCAAATTAGGTATTCCGAATTACTGGTATCACTTACATCACTCTAAAGGTGTGTTGATCAGTGAATCGATGTCTCTCAAGCTGGGGATTCGTCCTGGCGACTACATCGACCTCTATGACAGTCTCGGCTCTGGTTGGCAGGTTGTCGGTGTTTATTATGACTATGGTAACCCTTACCATCAAGTCATGATGTCGCATCGAAACTGGCTGTATGGATTTGCTGGGCGGGGTAATGTCGGCCTTGGCGTAATACTCAAAGACGATGTGAATTCATTAGGGCTTCGCAGCCGATTGGAAAGCGTATTCAGGCTTGGCTCTGAGCGCGTATTCGATAATAACAATATTCACAGTCAAGCGATGCGGGTGTTCGACAGAACGTTCGCGATTGCAGATACACTAGGTAACATCACCTTGGTTATCGCCGTCTTCGGTATCTTCTTTGCGACGGTAGCGGGTGAAGTATCTCGCCAAAGGCATATTTCCTTGCAGCGTTGTTTGGGTGTCTCGGCGAAAGAGCTGATTCTGACAGGTAGTTTGCAGTTGTTTGTGTTTGGGCTTATTTCCTCCTTAATTGCGATTCCGCTCGGATTAGCGCTAGCGAGTCTAATTGTTGATATCGTGATCAAGCAGTCTTTTGGGTGGTCACTCGAGTTACAAGTGATTCCTTGGGACTATTTGCAGACATTTGCATGGGCCATGGCAGCATTGATGCTAGCTGGTGCTTTACCAGTGATGAGAATGATTCGGAACACTCCGATGAAGTCACTGAGGGATGCGCTTTAG
- a CDS encoding ABC transporter ATP-binding protein: protein MLKLSDLCKGYVDGGEFHPVLQGAELTLNQGDQLALMGESGSGKSTLLNLIAGLDLADSGEIAFPHFNMHDSTERDRTAYRRNNIGHIFQQFNLLPTLNIADNIRFCRQLKGLPEDKGLWRQILSALDLMPLLGRYPEEASGGQQQRAAIARALYMEPKILLADEPTGSLDERNAEAVMRLLTSLARQLECTLLLVTHSEKVALHMDGRIRLQGGQLHVMARS, encoded by the coding sequence ATGTTAAAGCTGTCAGACCTATGTAAAGGCTATGTCGATGGGGGGGAGTTTCACCCTGTTTTGCAAGGTGCTGAATTAACATTAAACCAAGGTGACCAGCTGGCATTAATGGGAGAAAGCGGTTCAGGTAAAAGTACGTTACTGAATCTTATCGCGGGTTTAGACCTAGCGGATTCAGGTGAAATTGCTTTCCCTCACTTCAATATGCACGACTCAACCGAGCGTGATCGTACCGCTTATCGCAGAAACAACATTGGCCATATTTTTCAGCAGTTCAACTTACTGCCAACGCTAAATATTGCCGATAACATCCGCTTTTGCCGTCAGTTAAAAGGCTTACCTGAAGACAAAGGTCTCTGGAGACAGATTCTCTCTGCTTTAGACCTTATGCCTTTACTTGGCCGTTACCCTGAAGAAGCGTCTGGTGGCCAACAACAACGTGCGGCCATTGCGCGTGCGCTGTATATGGAACCGAAAATCTTGTTGGCCGATGAGCCGACCGGAAGTTTAGATGAGCGCAATGCAGAAGCGGTAATGCGCTTGCTGACCTCTTTGGCTCGTCAATTAGAATGTACGTTGCTGTTGGTAACACACAGTGAAAAAGTAGCTCTGCACATGGATGGCAGGATCCGCCTACAAGGAGGGCAACTGCATGTTATGGCCCGTAGTTAA
- a CDS encoding MATE family efflux transporter, protein MLLSSIIHHTRGDFVRRLIAIALPITLQSIMFSSRGLVDVLMLGQLGEADIAAVGVASRAMFVTTIMLVGVTTGGALLTAQYWGAGNRQGVRESTALTWLVSTLFALLTIAFFVSFPAQIMGVTTDSQEVINLGVEYIVITSFSMLAVSCVSSMAVGLRAMHKPGLSTFFSGIGILSNVFLNWVLIFGNLGFPALGIKGAAIATVLSGAIEVATLFGYLYCSKHLLAFKFCDIKAAASIDKVIRFLKLSLPTTFNFLAWAGGLFAYHAIMGQSGVQGLAALSVMTPVESISLSLLIGLSNAAAVLVGNQLGAKNNEAVYYQALGLTILCFLTSIVVAVFLYFVQTPILNAFSALTEETRALSEKFILILSVGIVIRSVPLTVIVGVLRAGGDVKFCLYQDLIAQWVIGIPLAAIAAIYFKFPPEWVYLLFLTEEVLKWGGSLYRMKTRKWIKNLIGS, encoded by the coding sequence ATGTTGCTCTCTTCAATTATTCATCACACACGAGGTGATTTTGTTCGCAGGCTTATTGCGATTGCACTGCCTATCACCTTGCAGAGCATTATGTTTTCAAGCCGGGGCTTAGTAGATGTGTTGATGTTGGGCCAACTTGGCGAAGCAGACATTGCGGCTGTGGGTGTTGCGAGCCGAGCGATGTTCGTGACGACCATTATGCTGGTGGGTGTTACCACGGGCGGTGCTCTTCTTACTGCTCAATATTGGGGCGCGGGTAACAGACAAGGTGTGAGAGAAAGTACTGCGCTGACGTGGCTAGTTTCGACACTGTTTGCGTTACTGACCATTGCGTTTTTCGTTTCATTTCCTGCACAAATCATGGGCGTGACGACTGACTCTCAAGAGGTCATTAACCTAGGCGTTGAATACATTGTCATTACCTCATTTAGCATGCTAGCAGTATCGTGTGTCAGCAGTATGGCTGTAGGTTTGAGAGCGATGCATAAACCCGGGCTAAGTACCTTCTTTAGCGGTATCGGCATCCTGTCTAACGTGTTCTTAAACTGGGTGCTGATCTTCGGTAACCTAGGCTTTCCTGCGCTTGGAATCAAAGGTGCGGCGATTGCGACGGTACTGAGTGGCGCGATTGAAGTCGCGACTTTGTTTGGTTATCTTTATTGCTCTAAGCATTTATTGGCTTTTAAGTTTTGCGATATTAAAGCAGCAGCTTCGATTGATAAGGTGATTCGCTTCTTGAAGCTGTCTCTGCCGACCACGTTTAACTTCTTAGCATGGGCGGGTGGCTTGTTTGCTTATCACGCGATCATGGGGCAATCGGGCGTTCAGGGGCTGGCTGCGCTATCGGTCATGACGCCGGTTGAATCTATCTCATTGAGCTTATTAATTGGTTTATCGAATGCGGCAGCGGTTCTGGTGGGTAACCAGCTTGGTGCGAAAAATAATGAAGCGGTTTACTATCAAGCACTTGGCTTAACAATTCTGTGTTTCTTAACCAGTATCGTTGTGGCCGTTTTTCTCTATTTCGTTCAAACGCCAATACTCAATGCCTTCAGCGCATTGACGGAAGAAACCAGAGCCCTCTCAGAGAAATTCATTCTGATCCTCAGTGTGGGTATTGTCATTCGCTCGGTGCCATTAACTGTGATCGTTGGGGTGTTGAGAGCGGGTGGTGATGTGAAGTTCTGCCTCTATCAAGATTTGATTGCTCAGTGGGTGATCGGTATCCCATTGGCAGCCATCGCGGCTATCTATTTTAAGTTTCCACCTGAGTGGGTATATCTGCTTTTCCTAACGGAAGAAGTCCTCAAGTGGGGTGGGTCGCTCTATCGCATGAAAACAAGAAAATGGATTAAAAACTTGATAGGAAGTTGA
- a CDS encoding DUF2867 domain-containing protein, translating to MKKVLVLGASGYVGSQLLPLLLEQGYQVTAAARHIDYLKARTEPHENLSLEYLDLADQAATQALVPDFDLIFFLVHGMAEGHDFIDYELNLARNFASALGPKNQHVIYLSSLQPQTGDSEHLQARKKTGELLRKGPVPVTELQAGVIIGPGSAAFEIMRDFVYNLPIMIAPKWVDSKANPIALQNLNHYLLKLAQDTPNESQIFEVGGPDIVSYRNQFAHIAKTADRPLRLWATSLLTPKIASYWLGVVTSVPSNIGRALLAGLKHDFIASSTTIREKYPQKLVSFESMVEQAIHAEGNFVKSNVWGFDKTAFKRWQAGYGYYPKKTGASITSTASLESLWHVAQQIGSPKQGYFFANALWRTREWLDVLFGGGVPVRQMPEGPNLKVGDKIDSWKVIRCEENQFLSLLFGMKGPGLGRLEITVSDHGDSRELNISAWWHPKGFLGLLYWFAMMPAHLFIFKGMVKAIEKQAKEQD from the coding sequence ATGAAGAAAGTACTGGTTTTAGGCGCTTCTGGATATGTTGGTTCGCAACTCCTCCCTCTCCTGCTTGAGCAAGGCTATCAAGTCACGGCAGCAGCAAGGCATATCGACTATTTAAAGGCACGAACCGAGCCTCACGAAAACTTATCGCTTGAGTATCTTGATCTGGCCGATCAAGCTGCGACACAAGCCTTAGTCCCCGACTTTGATCTTATCTTCTTTCTCGTCCATGGCATGGCAGAAGGCCACGACTTTATCGATTATGAGCTGAACTTAGCCCGTAACTTTGCTTCTGCTCTTGGCCCAAAGAATCAACACGTCATCTACCTGAGTTCTTTACAGCCTCAGACTGGCGATTCAGAACACCTTCAAGCGAGAAAGAAAACCGGCGAACTGCTTCGTAAAGGACCAGTACCAGTTACCGAACTTCAAGCTGGCGTGATCATTGGACCAGGATCTGCGGCATTCGAGATCATGCGGGATTTCGTATACAACTTGCCTATCATGATTGCGCCAAAGTGGGTCGACTCTAAAGCGAACCCGATTGCCTTGCAGAACCTGAACCATTATTTACTAAAACTCGCACAAGACACGCCAAACGAAAGCCAAATCTTTGAGGTTGGCGGGCCGGATATTGTCTCCTACCGAAACCAGTTCGCTCATATTGCCAAAACTGCCGATCGTCCACTCAGGCTATGGGCGACATCGCTACTGACACCAAAGATTGCTTCATATTGGTTAGGCGTGGTGACTTCTGTACCGTCCAACATAGGCAGAGCGCTGCTTGCAGGCTTAAAGCACGACTTCATCGCCAGTTCGACCACCATTAGAGAAAAGTACCCTCAGAAGCTTGTCTCGTTCGAGAGCATGGTTGAACAAGCCATTCACGCTGAAGGAAACTTTGTCAAAAGTAACGTGTGGGGCTTTGATAAAACCGCCTTCAAACGCTGGCAAGCGGGATACGGTTATTACCCGAAGAAAACAGGCGCAAGTATCACTTCAACCGCGTCATTAGAGTCGCTCTGGCACGTGGCTCAGCAAATCGGAAGCCCTAAGCAAGGTTACTTCTTCGCCAACGCTTTATGGCGCACCCGCGAATGGTTGGATGTTCTTTTCGGTGGCGGCGTACCGGTTCGACAAATGCCAGAAGGACCCAATCTAAAAGTCGGTGATAAGATCGACTCTTGGAAGGTTATTCGTTGTGAAGAAAACCAGTTTTTATCTCTACTATTTGGAATGAAAGGCCCGGGCTTAGGACGACTGGAGATTACCGTTTCTGACCACGGTGATTCTCGCGAGCTAAACATCTCGGCTTGGTGGCATCCAAAGGGCTTTCTAGGATTACTGTATTGGTTTGCGATGATGCCAGCCCACCTGTTTATTTTTAAAGGCATGGTAAAGGCAATTGAGAAGCAGGCTAAAGAACAGGATTAA
- a CDS encoding DUF2913 family protein — protein sequence MSKYYIEIQKLVNDALGELYALHKSGKAIDAPIANNLYLVRWVTKAIKSQAYDRVIVPDLVRWQKQGRSKGNNSDLTFTFKRISAFYGRFFPEGEEPKALKDSDVEAFMDKMYEMGWSVSSEDELTTGGKIQFFTDGEHSFALCGKQCDDSFDGELMVKPMNWFVRGNHAEFIQAAMEAGFMLHKVTDYKSAVKYHGEYIVYPANQGNQLAEIPISVIG from the coding sequence ATGTCAAAATACTATATTGAAATTCAGAAGTTAGTGAACGATGCGTTGGGCGAGCTATATGCTCTGCATAAGTCTGGCAAAGCAATCGACGCACCTATCGCGAACAACCTTTATCTTGTTCGTTGGGTAACAAAAGCGATTAAATCTCAAGCTTATGATCGCGTGATTGTGCCTGACTTAGTTCGTTGGCAGAAACAGGGTCGCTCAAAAGGCAATAACTCTGATTTAACTTTTACCTTTAAACGCATTTCTGCGTTTTACGGACGTTTTTTCCCTGAAGGCGAAGAGCCTAAAGCGCTAAAAGACAGTGATGTTGAAGCGTTCATGGACAAAATGTACGAGATGGGTTGGAGCGTATCGAGTGAAGACGAGCTAACGACTGGCGGTAAGATTCAATTCTTCACCGATGGCGAGCACTCTTTTGCTTTGTGTGGCAAACAGTGTGACGACTCTTTCGACGGTGAGTTGATGGTTAAGCCAATGAACTGGTTTGTTCGTGGTAACCACGCTGAGTTCATCCAAGCGGCGATGGAAGCGGGTTTCATGCTTCACAAAGTAACGGACTATAAGTCTGCGGTGAAGTATCACGGTGAATACATCGTTTACCCTGCTAACCAAGGTAACCAACTGGCTGAGATCCCGATTAGCGTTATCGGCTAA
- a CDS encoding Bcr/CflA family multidrug efflux MFS transporter produces MQTSTSQSPSSQPETPQLGLMLFLILGAIGALTPLAIDMYLPAMPTIAKDLGVTAGEVQITLTAYTAGFALGQLLHGPLADSYGRKPVLLIGVFLFAIASMVSATTHGIEALTYIRTAQGFAGAAAAVIIQAVVRDMFDREDFARTMSFVTLVMTVAPLVAPMIGGYLALWFGWRSIFWVLAIFAVIVILAVSMKIPETLPAENRQPLRFKTTIRNYARLCKNPTAMGLIFSGAFSFSGMFAFLTAGSFVYIDIYGVRPDLFGYLFGLNIVAMILMTSINGRIVKKVGSHAMLRVGLTIQLFAGLGLLVGWMLDIGLWGIVPFVMLFIGTLSTIGSNSMALLLSGYPNMAGTASSLAGTLRFGTGSVVGAIVAMLPSDTAGPMAMMMAACAILSALLYWTLGKKA; encoded by the coding sequence ATGCAAACATCGACCTCACAGAGCCCAAGCTCCCAACCAGAAACCCCTCAATTAGGCTTAATGCTGTTTTTGATTCTTGGCGCGATTGGTGCACTTACTCCGCTAGCCATTGATATGTATCTGCCAGCGATGCCGACCATTGCTAAAGATCTTGGTGTGACGGCGGGTGAAGTACAAATCACGCTAACAGCTTATACCGCAGGTTTCGCGTTGGGGCAGTTGCTGCATGGCCCGTTGGCGGATAGCTATGGTCGCAAGCCTGTATTGCTTATTGGTGTGTTCTTGTTTGCTATCGCTTCTATGGTGAGTGCGACAACACACGGTATTGAAGCGCTGACTTACATCCGTACCGCTCAAGGTTTTGCTGGTGCTGCGGCGGCCGTTATCATCCAAGCGGTAGTAAGAGACATGTTCGATCGTGAAGATTTCGCAAGAACCATGTCTTTCGTTACTTTGGTGATGACAGTTGCGCCATTGGTTGCTCCGATGATAGGCGGTTACTTAGCATTGTGGTTCGGCTGGCGTTCAATTTTCTGGGTTCTGGCTATTTTTGCGGTGATCGTGATTCTGGCGGTATCGATGAAGATCCCAGAAACGCTTCCTGCAGAAAACCGACAACCACTGCGCTTTAAAACAACGATTCGTAACTACGCCCGTCTGTGTAAGAACCCAACGGCGATGGGCCTGATTTTCTCTGGCGCATTCTCATTCTCAGGGATGTTTGCGTTCTTAACGGCAGGTTCATTCGTTTACATCGATATCTATGGCGTTCGCCCTGATCTGTTTGGCTACCTGTTCGGCTTGAATATTGTTGCTATGATCTTGATGACGAGTATCAACGGTCGAATCGTTAAGAAAGTGGGCTCTCACGCTATGCTTAGAGTCGGCTTAACCATTCAACTGTTTGCGGGCTTAGGTCTGTTAGTTGGTTGGATGTTAGATATCGGTTTGTGGGGTATTGTGCCATTCGTGATGCTGTTTATCGGCACACTGTCTACCATTGGTAGTAACTCAATGGCGCTGCTATTAAGCGGATACCCGAATATGGCCGGCACAGCTTCTTCGCTTGCGGGCACGTTAAGATTTGGTACTGGTTCTGTGGTGGGGGCAATTGTTGCCATGCTACCAAGTGACACTGCAGGGCCAATGGCTATGATGATGGCAGCATGTGCAATACTGTCAGCATTACTATATTGGACATTAGGAAAGAAGGCATAA
- the rsuA gene encoding 16S rRNA pseudouridine(516) synthase RsuA, whose amino-acid sequence MRLDKFLCDALGVTRREATHLLKSKAVTVNDVIQKSGSLKVTEECVVEWQGNELNVHGPRYIMLYKPEGFVCSHEDGANRIAFELLDEIKMDKLHFAGRLDIDTTGLVLITDDGKWSHRITSPKHKCEKTYRVWLVEPVEDDYVEKFKEGIQLKSEDGLTLPAHLEVRAEREVLLTIHEGKYHQVKRMFAALGNKVEALHRERIGEIEMDESLELGEYRYLTQEEVDSIWK is encoded by the coding sequence ATGCGTTTAGATAAATTTCTGTGCGATGCATTAGGCGTCACTCGAAGAGAAGCAACACACTTATTAAAATCCAAGGCAGTGACAGTAAATGATGTCATTCAAAAAAGCGGTTCACTCAAGGTAACTGAAGAGTGCGTTGTGGAATGGCAAGGCAATGAACTGAATGTTCACGGCCCACGTTACATCATGCTTTATAAGCCAGAAGGCTTTGTTTGTTCGCATGAAGATGGCGCAAATCGTATCGCGTTTGAATTACTTGATGAAATCAAAATGGACAAGCTGCACTTTGCTGGCCGTCTAGATATTGATACAACAGGTCTTGTGTTGATTACCGACGATGGTAAGTGGTCTCACCGTATCACTTCGCCAAAGCACAAGTGCGAGAAGACGTACCGTGTGTGGTTGGTTGAACCTGTTGAAGACGATTACGTTGAAAAATTTAAAGAGGGCATCCAGCTTAAGAGCGAAGATGGCCTAACACTTCCTGCACACCTAGAAGTTCGTGCAGAGCGTGAAGTGCTGCTAACGATTCACGAAGGCAAATACCACCAAGTTAAACGTATGTTTGCGGCACTTGGTAACAAGGTAGAAGCACTACACCGTGAACGTATTGGCGAAATTGAGATGGACGAATCTTTAGAGTTAGGTGAATACCGTTACCTAACGCAAGAAGAAGTCGATTCAATCTGGAAGTAG